Within the Micromonospora citrea genome, the region TGTCGCAGCCACGGCCCCGGCCGTGCTCGGCGACGAGCTGCGAGAAGGTGCGGATGCCCCGGACCCGGACGATGTCGAACAGCTCCTGCCGGCTGGCGTCGAAGTGCTCGCAGAGCGCGGTCGACTGCGACACCCCGGCCGCGTCGAGGAGCTGCTTGAGCATCGGCACGCAGGAGCCGCAGCTCGTGCCCGCCCGGGTGCACGCCTTCAGCGCCGGCACGTCCGCGCAGCCGCCGGCGATCGCGTCGTCGACGTCGGCGCGGGTCACCGCGTTGCAGGAGCAGACCTGCGCGGTGGCGGGCAGCGCCCCCGCTCCCGCGCCCGGTGCGCCGGCGGGCGCGAGCAGCGCCAGCGGGGGAGCGGGCAGCGGGCCGCCGACGCTGGCCCGCAGCGTGGGGTACGCGCTCGCGTCGCCGACCAGCACCCCGCCGAGCAGGGTCTGCGCGTCGTCGGAGAGGACCAGCCTGGCGTAGACCCGGGTGGCCGGGTCGGTGAACGTCACGTCGAGGCAGCCCGGCGTGGTGCCGTGCGCGTCGCCGAACGAGGCCACGTCCACGCCGAGCAGCTTCAGCTTCGTGGCGGTGTCCGCCCCGGGGAAGGTGGCCGCGCCGCCGACCAGCCGGTCGGCGACGACCTCGGCCATCGCGTAGCCGGGGGCGACCAGGCCGTGGCAGGCGCCGTCGACCGCCGCGCACTCGCCGACCGCCCAGACCCGCTCGTCGGTCGTGCGGCAGGAACCGTCGACCAGCACCCCGCCGCGTGGGCCCAGCGCCAGTCCGGCCGCCCGGGCCAGCTCGTCGCGGGGCCGGATGCCGGCCGCCACCACCACCAGTTCGGCGTCGACCACCGAGCCGTCGGCCAGCTCCAGGCCGGCGACGGCGCCGTCCGGGCCGGGCCGCAGGGCGGTGGTGGCGACGCCCAGGTGGGTGGCCACGCCCAGCTCGTCGACGTAGCGCCGCAGCATCGCGCCGCCGGCCGTGTCCACCTGCGCCGGCATCAGCCGGGGCGCGAACTCCACCACGCTCGTCGCCAGGCCGAGCAGGCGCAGCGCGTTCGCCGCCTCCAGGCCGAGCAGCCCGCCGCCGATCACCGCGCCGGTGCGCCGGCCGCGCGCGTGCTCCCGGATCGCCTCCAGGTCGTCCAGCGTGCGGTAGACGAAGACCCCCGGCAGCGCCGCCCCCCGCACCGGCGGAACGAAGGCGTACGAGCCGGTGGCCAGCACGAGCGCGTCGTACGGATGCTCGCCGGCCGCCGTGCGCACCACCCGCCGCACCCGGTCGATCTCCGTGGCCGGCTCGCCGAGGCGCAGCTCCACCCCGTCGTCGGGGGTGTGCAGGTTGAGCTCCTCGGCGGTGGCCCCGTCGAAGAACGCCGAGAGCCGCACCCGGTCGTACGCCGGGCGGGTCTCCTCGGCGAGCACCGTGACCCGCCACCGTCCCTCGGGGTCGCGGGCGCGCAGCGCGTCGACGAGGCGCTGCCCGACCATGCCGTTGCCGACGACGACCAGCCGACCGTGACTGCCGCTT harbors:
- the nirB gene encoding nitrite reductase large subunit NirB, translating into MSGRSGSHGRLVVVGNGMVGQRLVDALRARDPEGRWRVTVLAEETRPAYDRVRLSAFFDGATAEELNLHTPDDGVELRLGEPATEIDRVRRVVRTAAGEHPYDALVLATGSYAFVPPVRGAALPGVFVYRTLDDLEAIREHARGRRTGAVIGGGLLGLEAANALRLLGLATSVVEFAPRLMPAQVDTAGGAMLRRYVDELGVATHLGVATTALRPGPDGAVAGLELADGSVVDAELVVVAAGIRPRDELARAAGLALGPRGGVLVDGSCRTTDERVWAVGECAAVDGACHGLVAPGYAMAEVVADRLVGGAATFPGADTATKLKLLGVDVASFGDAHGTTPGCLDVTFTDPATRVYARLVLSDDAQTLLGGVLVGDASAYPTLRASVGGPLPAPPLALLAPAGAPGAGAGALPATAQVCSCNAVTRADVDDAIAGGCADVPALKACTRAGTSCGSCVPMLKQLLDAAGVSQSTALCEHFDASRQELFDIVRVRGIRTFSQLVAEHGRGRGCDICKPVVASILASLGTGHVLDGEQASLQDTNDHFLANLQRDGSYSVVPRIPGGEITPEKLIVIGEVARDFRLYTKITGGQRIDLFGARVEQLPQIWRRLVDAGFESGHAYGKALRTVKSCVGETWCRYGVQDSVGLAVALELRYRGLRAPHKIKSAVSGCARECAEARSKDFGVIATETGWNLYVGGNGGFRPRHADLFATDLSTEALVQLIDRFLMYYVRTADRLQRTAAWIEAMDGGLDHLRAVIVDDSLGLCAELDAAMARHVDSYSDEWRDVLEDPARLRRFASFVNAPEVPDPSITFALERGQPVPAGRAPAAEGRQPVALGMPRVRR